One genomic segment of Elusimicrobia bacterium HGW-Elusimicrobia-1 includes these proteins:
- a CDS encoding two-component system response regulator gives MKAGNVLIVDDEPGMVELLSVNLRGSGYDVEVAFDGEDALEKLRGAKRKADVVILDVMLPKINGYEVARRLKADDKTSGIPIIMLTAKDQPLDKVMGLIDCEADYYFTKPLNMSDFLIHVMKVSEKHRRASTNNEAAPLDK, from the coding sequence ATGAAAGCGGGAAATGTTCTTATCGTGGACGACGAACCGGGCATGGTCGAGCTTCTGTCGGTAAACCTGCGCGGAAGCGGATACGACGTGGAAGTAGCTTTCGACGGGGAGGACGCTCTTGAAAAACTCAGGGGGGCAAAAAGAAAGGCGGACGTCGTAATACTCGACGTGATGCTTCCCAAAATAAACGGTTACGAAGTCGCCCGCCGACTCAAAGCCGACGACAAAACTTCGGGCATTCCCATAATTATGCTCACCGCCAAAGACCAGCCGCTCGACAAAGTCATGGGGCTCATTGACTGCGAAGCCGATTATTATTTTACGAAGCCCCTGAATATGAGCGATTTCCTGATACACGTCATGAAAGTTTCCGAGAAACACCGCCGCGCCTCGACAAATAACGAAGCCGCGCCGCTCGACAAGTGA